In Fusobacterium canifelinum, a genomic segment contains:
- the ribH gene encoding 6,7-dimethyl-8-ribityllumazine synthase has product MKVFEGKFNGKGVKIAIVAARFNEFITSKLIGGAEDILRRHEVQDDDINLFWVPGAFEIPLIAKKLAQSKKYDAVITLGAVIKGSTPHFDYVCAEVSKGVAHVSLESEVPVIFGVLTTNSIEEAIERAGTKAGNKGADAAMTAIEMINLIKGI; this is encoded by the coding sequence ATGAAAGTATTTGAAGGAAAATTTAATGGAAAAGGAGTAAAAATTGCAATAGTTGCAGCTAGATTTAATGAGTTTATTACATCTAAATTAATAGGTGGAGCAGAAGATATTTTAAGAAGACATGAAGTTCAAGATGATGATATAAATTTATTTTGGGTACCTGGAGCATTTGAAATACCTTTAATAGCTAAAAAATTAGCACAATCTAAAAAATATGATGCAGTTATTACATTAGGAGCAGTTATTAAAGGTTCTACACCTCACTTTGACTATGTATGTGCAGAAGTTTCAAAAGGTGTTGCTCATGTTAGCTTAGAAAGTGAAGTTCCTGTAATATTTGGAGTTTTAACAACTAACTCAATAGAAGAAGCTATTGAAAGAGCAGGAACAAAAGCAGGAAATAAAGGAGCCGATGCTGCTATGACTGCTATTGAAATGATAAATTTAATAAAAGGAATCTAA
- a CDS encoding bifunctional 3,4-dihydroxy-2-butanone-4-phosphate synthase/GTP cyclohydrolase II encodes MIYKIEDVLEDIKNGIPLIIVDDENRENEGDLFVAAEKATYESINLMATFARGLTCTPMTSEYAIRLGLDPMTARNTDAKCTAFTVSVDAKEGTTTGISIADRLTTIKKLADINSAASDFTRPGHIFPLIAKDNGVLEREGHTEATVDLCKICGLIPVSVICEILKDDGTMARMDDLEVFAKEHNLKIITIADLIKYRKRTQELMKIEVVANMPTDNGTFKIVGFENHIDGKEHIALVKGDVKGKEAVTVRIHSECFTGDILGSLRCDCGSQLKTAMRRIDRLGEGIVLYLRQEGRGIGLLNKLRAYNLQEEGMDTLDANLHLGFGADMRDYAVAAQMLKALGVKSVKLLTNNPLKIYGLEEYGIDVVERKEIEIEHNKVNKVYLKTKKERMGHLLKIK; translated from the coding sequence ATGATTTACAAAATTGAGGATGTGTTAGAAGATATTAAGAATGGTATTCCTCTAATAATAGTAGATGATGAAAACAGAGAAAATGAAGGAGACCTTTTTGTTGCAGCTGAAAAAGCAACTTATGAAAGTATTAATCTTATGGCAACATTTGCAAGAGGTTTAACTTGTACACCTATGACAAGTGAATATGCAATTAGGTTAGGTTTAGATCCAATGACTGCAAGAAATACTGATGCAAAATGTACTGCTTTCACTGTATCTGTTGATGCCAAAGAAGGAACTACAACTGGAATTTCAATAGCAGATAGACTTACAACAATAAAAAAATTAGCAGATATTAATTCTGCTGCTAGTGATTTCACAAGACCCGGACATATTTTCCCATTGATTGCAAAGGATAATGGGGTTCTTGAAAGAGAAGGACATACTGAAGCAACAGTTGACTTATGTAAAATATGTGGACTTATACCTGTATCTGTTATCTGTGAAATTTTAAAAGATGATGGTACTATGGCAAGAATGGATGATTTAGAAGTTTTTGCTAAGGAACATAATTTAAAAATTATTACAATAGCTGATTTAATAAAATATAGAAAAAGAACTCAAGAATTAATGAAAATTGAAGTCGTAGCTAATATGCCAACTGATAATGGTACTTTCAAAATAGTTGGTTTTGAAAATCATATTGATGGTAAAGAACATATTGCCTTAGTAAAAGGAGATGTTAAAGGTAAAGAAGCAGTTACAGTTAGAATACACTCTGAATGTTTTACAGGAGATATTTTAGGTTCTTTAAGATGTGATTGTGGTTCTCAATTAAAAACTGCAATGAGAAGAATTGATAGACTTGGAGAAGGTATTGTTCTTTATCTAAGACAAGAAGGTAGAGGTATAGGACTTTTAAATAAATTAAGAGCTTATAATCTTCAAGAAGAAGGAATGGATACACTAGATGCAAACTTACATCTTGGTTTTGGTGCTGATATGAGAGATTATGCAGTTGCTGCCCAAATGTTAAAAGCATTAGGAGTAAAATCTGTAAAACTTTTAACAAATAATCCTTTAAAAATTTATGGTCTTGAAGAATATGGTATAGATGTTGTTGAAAGAAAAGAAATTGAAATTGAGCACAACAAAGTTAATAAAGTGTACCTAAAGACTAAAAAAGAAAGAATGGGACATCTTTTAAAAATTAAATAA
- the cysK gene encoding cysteine synthase A, with protein MIYNNLLDLIGNTPVVKVDFKDENIADVYVKLEKFNLSGSVKDRAALGMIEAAEKEGLLKEGSVIIEPTSGNTGIALALIGRLKGYKVIIVMPDTMSIERRSTLKAYGAELILTDGTEGMGEAIAVAEKLVAKNPNYFLPQQFNNKANPEKHYETTAKEIIDDFKVIDAFVAGVGTGGTIVGVAKRLKERSKDTKVVGVEPSTSAVLSGENHGKHTIQGIGTGFIPKNYDASVVDEIIKVSSEEAVEFAKKASHDFGLFVGISSGANIAAAYQVAKKLGKGKIVVTIAPDGGEKYLSVEAFQTK; from the coding sequence ATGATATATAATAATTTATTAGATTTAATTGGAAACACACCTGTTGTAAAAGTTGATTTTAAAGATGAGAATATTGCTGATGTATATGTGAAGCTTGAAAAATTTAATTTAAGTGGAAGTGTTAAAGATAGAGCTGCACTTGGAATGATTGAAGCAGCTGAAAAAGAAGGATTACTTAAAGAAGGTAGTGTTATCATTGAGCCTACATCTGGTAACACAGGAATAGCTCTTGCATTAATTGGAAGACTAAAAGGTTATAAAGTTATAATTGTAATGCCAGATACTATGAGTATTGAAAGGAGATCTACTTTAAAAGCTTATGGAGCTGAACTTATTCTAACAGATGGAACTGAAGGAATGGGTGAAGCTATTGCAGTAGCAGAAAAATTAGTAGCAAAAAATCCTAATTATTTTTTACCTCAACAATTTAATAATAAAGCAAATCCTGAAAAACACTATGAAACAACTGCAAAAGAAATTATAGATGATTTCAAAGTTATAGATGCTTTTGTTGCAGGAGTTGGAACAGGTGGAACTATTGTAGGAGTGGCAAAAAGATTAAAAGAAAGATCAAAAGATACTAAAGTTGTTGGAGTTGAACCAAGTACATCAGCTGTACTTTCAGGTGAAAATCATGGTAAACATACTATTCAAGGTATAGGAACTGGATTTATTCCTAAGAACTATGATGCCTCTGTTGTGGATGAAATTATAAAAGTTTCTTCTGAAGAAGCAGTTGAATTTGCTAAGAAAGCTTCTCATGATTTCGGACTATTTGTAGGTATCTCATCAGGAGCAAACATAGCAGCTGCTTATCAAGTTGCTAAAAAATTAGGAAAAGGTAAAATTGTTGTAACAATAGCTCCAGATGGTGGAGAAAAATATCTATCTGTTGAAGCATTCCAAACAAAATAA
- the ribD gene encoding bifunctional diaminohydroxyphosphoribosylaminopyrimidine deaminase/5-amino-6-(5-phosphoribosylamino)uracil reductase RibD: MDVILDEKYMARAIELAKRGIGGVNPNPLVGAVVVKDGKIIGEGWHKKYGGPHAEVWALNEAGENAKGATIYITLEPCSHQGKTPPCARRVVEAGIKRCVVACIDPNPLVAGKGMKIIEDAGIEIKLGVLEKEAKEINKIFFKYIENRIPYFFLKCGITLDGKIATRNGKSKWITNEIAREKVQFLRTKFMAIMVGINTVLKDNPSLDSRLDEEKFGIEKRNPFRVVIDPNLESPIEAKFLNFNDSKAIIITSSDNKELGKIEEYKNLGTRFIFLEGKIFKMEDILKELGKLGIDSVLLEGGSGLISTAFKENIVDAGEIFIAPKIIGDNSAIPFINGFNFDSMEEVFKISNPKFNIYGDNISIEFEKNK, translated from the coding sequence ATGGATGTAATTTTAGATGAAAAATATATGGCAAGAGCTATTGAACTGGCTAAAAGAGGAATAGGTGGTGTTAATCCAAATCCTCTGGTTGGTGCAGTTGTGGTCAAAGATGGTAAAATTATTGGTGAGGGTTGGCATAAAAAATATGGTGGTCCTCATGCAGAAGTTTGGGCTTTAAATGAAGCAGGAGAAAATGCAAAAGGAGCTACAATTTACATAACCTTAGAGCCTTGTTCTCATCAGGGAAAAACTCCTCCCTGTGCTAGAAGAGTTGTTGAAGCAGGTATAAAAAGATGTGTTGTTGCTTGTATTGATCCCAATCCTTTAGTCGCAGGTAAGGGTATGAAAATAATAGAAGATGCTGGAATCGAAATTAAACTTGGAGTTCTAGAAAAAGAGGCCAAAGAAATTAATAAAATATTTTTTAAATATATAGAAAATAGAATTCCTTATTTTTTCTTAAAATGTGGAATTACTCTTGATGGAAAAATAGCAACAAGAAATGGAAAATCTAAATGGATAACTAATGAGATAGCCAGAGAAAAAGTACAATTTTTAAGAACTAAATTTATGGCTATTATGGTTGGAATAAACACTGTTTTAAAAGATAATCCAAGTTTAGATTCAAGACTTGATGAAGAAAAATTTGGAATAGAAAAAAGAAATCCTTTTAGAGTTGTTATTGACCCTAACCTTGAAAGTCCAATAGAAGCTAAATTTTTAAATTTTAATGATAGTAAAGCAATAATAATTACATCTAGTGATAATAAAGAGCTTGGAAAGATTGAAGAATATAAGAATCTAGGAACAAGATTTATTTTTCTTGAAGGAAAAATATTTAAAATGGAAGATATATTAAAAGAATTAGGAAAATTAGGAATTGATTCTGTTCTTTTAGAAGGAGGAAGTGGACTTATTTCAACTGCTTTCAAAGAAAATATAGTTGATGCTGGAGAAATATTTATTGCTCCAAAAATTATTGGTGATAATTCTGCCATTCCTTTTATAAATGGATTTAACTTTGATAGTATGGAGGAAGTTTTTAAAATTTCTAATCCTAAGTTCAATATTTATGGAGATAACATTTCCATAGAGTTCGAGAAAAATAAATAA
- a CDS encoding homoserine O-succinyltransferase, with amino-acid sequence MPIRVANDIPAKNQLTEEGIIFMEETRANTQDIRPLDILILNLMPKKEETETQLLRLIGNSPLQINVEFLMVKNHESKNTKLSHIEKFYQFFDDIKNNYYDALIVTGAPIEHMDFEEVNYWKELQEIFEWSKTHIFSCLHICWAAQARLYNDYKIAKTIQTEKVFGVFEHETSISSNPLIRGFSDIFLAPHSRHTHIDENKLASIKKLEVLAKSEVGSLLISTEDLRNIFITGHLEYDRETLLGEYKRDKDKGLEIKIPINYFPNDDDTKTPLQTWKTTAHLFYHNWLNAVYQLTPYDLKELDK; translated from the coding sequence ATGCCAATTCGTGTTGCAAATGATATACCTGCAAAAAATCAATTAACAGAAGAAGGAATTATCTTTATGGAAGAAACTCGTGCAAATACACAAGATATTCGTCCATTAGATATTTTAATATTAAATTTAATGCCTAAAAAAGAAGAAACAGAAACTCAATTACTTCGTCTTATAGGAAACTCGCCTTTACAAATCAATGTTGAATTCCTTATGGTAAAAAACCATGAGTCAAAAAATACAAAGTTAAGCCATATTGAGAAATTTTATCAATTTTTTGATGATATAAAAAATAATTATTATGATGCTTTAATAGTTACAGGAGCTCCTATTGAGCATATGGACTTTGAAGAAGTGAACTATTGGAAAGAGTTACAAGAAATTTTTGAATGGAGTAAAACTCATATTTTTTCTTGTTTACATATCTGTTGGGCTGCACAAGCTCGTCTATATAATGACTATAAGATTGCTAAAACTATACAAACTGAAAAAGTTTTTGGAGTTTTTGAACATGAAACTTCTATTTCAAGTAACCCTTTAATAAGAGGTTTCAGTGATATTTTCTTAGCTCCTCATTCAAGACATACTCATATAGATGAAAATAAATTAGCTTCTATAAAAAAATTAGAAGTTTTAGCAAAATCAGAAGTTGGTTCTTTACTTATCAGTACAGAAGATTTAAGAAATATTTTTATCACAGGACATTTAGAATACGATAGAGAGACTTTATTGGGGGAATATAAAAGAGATAAGGATAAAGGTTTAGAGATAAAAATTCCTATAAATTATTTCCCAAATGATGATGATACTAAAACACCTTTACAAACTTGGAAAACAACAGCACATTTATTTTACCATAATTGGTTAAATGCTGTTTATCAACTAACTCCTTATGATTTAAAAGAACTTGATAAATAG
- a CDS encoding toxin-antitoxin system YwqK family antitoxin yields the protein MKKKFIILFLMLSIFSIANAHPFKTEKELQDFYAKIDKEVEKELKKDYVKLFEQRKANLKEKASDDITEKNLEDDEYLFVLKNGKLEMVFKKEILNGKFRTLSRLYENGKKSRIVCLSAGNPAYYGTVKYFRENGTPLYSGQFYDGKMEGMYKEYYESGKLLMESHFSNDKENGTEKIYYENGKISSIKNYKNGVVDGEYIEYYTNGKLKLKGTYKNGLREGEFKTYLMNSKSAGSMFYKDGKEIKSTLTPYMKEDVFFNFPDEMEAQMNIGDEKAKELRKTMEEHGGYHMLGIDNYPNGRVMRVVPYNQQGIYDGTFRQYYESGQLAQKGSYKNGLGQGEYIWYYEEGSIRQKAFYKDDKIEGQVLWYFPSGKIAQTVNYVNGKREGELIEYYENGKIKEKRFYINDKEEGKSLFYDEKGNLTKTEIYKNDIKQ from the coding sequence ATGAAAAAAAAATTTATTATCTTATTTTTGATGTTATCTATATTTTCTATTGCCAATGCTCATCCATTTAAAACTGAAAAAGAACTTCAGGATTTTTATGCTAAAATTGATAAAGAAGTTGAAAAAGAATTAAAAAAAGATTATGTAAAACTTTTTGAGCAAAGAAAAGCTAATTTAAAAGAAAAAGCAAGTGATGACATTACAGAAAAAAATTTAGAAGATGACGAATATCTTTTTGTTTTAAAAAATGGAAAACTAGAAATGGTCTTTAAAAAGGAGATTCTTAATGGCAAATTTAGAACTTTAAGTAGACTATATGAAAATGGTAAAAAAAGTAGAATAGTATGTTTAAGTGCAGGAAATCCTGCTTATTATGGTACTGTTAAATATTTTAGAGAAAATGGAACTCCTTTATATAGTGGGCAATTTTATGATGGAAAAATGGAAGGAATGTATAAAGAATATTATGAAAGTGGCAAACTTTTAATGGAAAGTCATTTTTCTAATGATAAAGAAAATGGTACAGAAAAAATATATTATGAAAATGGTAAAATTTCAAGTATTAAAAACTATAAAAATGGTGTAGTTGATGGAGAATATATAGAATATTACACAAATGGTAAGTTAAAGCTTAAAGGAACATATAAAAATGGGCTAAGAGAGGGAGAATTTAAAACATATTTAATGAATTCTAAAAGTGCTGGTTCAATGTTCTATAAAGATGGAAAAGAAATCAAATCAACTCTTACTCCCTATATGAAAGAAGATGTATTTTTTAATTTTCCTGATGAAATGGAAGCTCAAATGAATATTGGAGATGAAAAAGCAAAAGAGCTTAGAAAAACAATGGAAGAACATGGTGGTTATCATATGTTAGGAATAGATAACTATCCTAATGGTAGAGTTATGAGAGTTGTTCCATACAATCAACAAGGGATATATGATGGTACATTTAGACAATATTATGAAAGTGGACAATTAGCACAAAAAGGTTCATATAAAAATGGTTTAGGGCAAGGAGAATATATTTGGTACTATGAAGAAGGAAGTATAAGACAAAAAGCTTTCTATAAAGATGATAAAATTGAAGGACAAGTACTTTGGTATTTCCCTAGTGGTAAAATTGCCCAAACAGTTAATTATGTAAATGGAAAAAGAGAGGGAGAATTAATAGAATATTATGAAAATGGAAAAATAAAAGAAAAAAGATTTTATATCAATGATAAAGAAGAAGGAAAAAGCCTATTTTATGATGAAAAAGGAAATCTTACTAAAACTGAAATTTATAAAAATGATATAAAGCAATAA
- the ribE gene encoding riboflavin synthase, with product MFTGLVEEKGSVISLNNGDKSIKLKIKANKVLENVKLGDSIATNGVCLTVTEFSKDYFVADCMFETISRSNLKRLKAGDEVNLEKSITLSTPLGGHLVTGDVDCEGEIVSITQEGIAKIYEIKISRKYMRYIVEKGRATIDGASLTVISLTDDTFSVSLIPHTQEKIILGSKKVGDIVNIETDLVGKYIERFVYFDKLEEKENKKSKITREFLLENGF from the coding sequence ATGTTTACAGGTTTAGTTGAAGAAAAAGGTAGTGTTATTTCTTTAAATAATGGAGATAAATCTATCAAATTAAAAATAAAAGCAAATAAGGTTTTAGAAAATGTTAAACTTGGAGATAGTATAGCAACCAATGGTGTATGCCTAACAGTTACTGAATTTTCAAAAGATTATTTTGTTGCAGATTGCATGTTTGAAACTATTTCTAGGTCTAATTTAAAAAGATTAAAAGCAGGAGATGAGGTGAATTTAGAAAAATCTATTACTTTGTCAACACCACTTGGAGGGCATTTAGTTACAGGTGATGTAGACTGTGAAGGTGAGATTGTTTCTATCACACAAGAAGGAATTGCTAAAATTTATGAGATAAAAATTAGCAGAAAATATATGAGATACATTGTTGAAAAAGGGAGAGCTACTATTGATGGAGCCAGTCTTACAGTTATTTCTCTAACTGATGATACTTTCTCTGTTTCTCTTATACCTCATACACAGGAAAAAATTATATTAGGTAGTAAAAAAGTTGGAGATATAGTAAATATTGAAACTGACTTAGTTGGAAAATATATTGAAAGATTTGTCTATTTTGACAAACTTGAAGAAAAAGAAAATAAAAAAAGTAAAATTACGAGAGAGTTTTTACTTGAAAATGGTTTTTAG
- a CDS encoding toxin-antitoxin system YwqK family antitoxin — protein MKKKFIILFLMLSIFSIVNAHPFKSEKELYDYYAEIDKKINEELKNSPKKILKDRKNSLKSLYLDVFGADKVLGDNSYLFGFDKNGKIMSVMKRAVLDGPSMIARIYYPNGNLKEVYLDDDNFVTGIVRTYYESGKKHEEIPYYKGKKEGLRKIYFENGNLSNEVYYVDDSRDGKTIDYYSNGKIFRLKYYKNNFGNGEFTEYYRNGQIKVKGNYKDGLREGEFKFYSENNKYLGSVFYKNKEIIKNTLNEEDMEDLSANFEFADMALFLRSTTRDIVGATTDVYPNGKPRIYMPYSVNGELHGDYIEFYEDGNISYKITYENGIRQGKSITYLENGKIIGETNYIDGKKEGKSLETLKGMIQMKANYKNNKIDGDMFLYYPSGKLLQKRSFINGKAEGELIEYYESGVIKEKAYFVNDKQEKEHFFYDEKENLIKTDVYKNGVKQ, from the coding sequence ATGAAAAAAAAATTTATTATCTTATTTTTGATGTTATCTATATTTTCTATTGTTAATGCTCACCCATTTAAGAGTGAAAAAGAACTTTATGACTATTATGCTGAAATAGATAAAAAAATTAATGAGGAGTTAAAAAACTCTCCTAAGAAAATTTTAAAAGATAGAAAAAATAGTTTAAAATCTCTATATTTAGATGTCTTTGGTGCAGATAAAGTATTGGGAGATAACAGTTATTTATTTGGTTTTGACAAAAATGGAAAAATTATGTCAGTAATGAAAAGAGCTGTACTAGATGGACCTTCAATGATAGCTAGAATTTACTATCCCAATGGAAATTTAAAAGAAGTATATTTAGATGATGATAATTTTGTAACAGGAATTGTTAGAACTTACTATGAAAGTGGTAAAAAGCACGAAGAAATTCCTTATTACAAAGGAAAAAAAGAAGGTTTAAGAAAGATTTATTTTGAAAATGGAAATTTATCAAATGAAGTCTATTATGTTGATGACTCAAGAGATGGAAAAACAATTGATTATTACAGTAATGGTAAGATATTTCGTTTAAAATATTATAAGAATAATTTTGGAAATGGAGAATTTACTGAGTATTATAGAAATGGGCAAATAAAAGTAAAAGGAAATTACAAAGATGGATTAAGAGAGGGAGAATTCAAATTTTATTCTGAGAACAACAAATATCTTGGTTCAGTTTTTTATAAAAATAAAGAAATCATAAAAAACACTCTAAATGAAGAAGATATGGAAGATTTAAGTGCAAACTTTGAATTTGCAGATATGGCTTTATTTCTTAGAAGTACTACCCGTGATATTGTAGGAGCAACTACTGATGTATATCCTAATGGAAAACCTAGGATTTATATGCCTTATAGTGTAAATGGTGAACTTCATGGAGACTATATAGAATTTTATGAAGATGGTAACATTTCATATAAAATAACTTATGAAAATGGAATTAGGCAGGGCAAATCTATTACTTATTTAGAAAATGGTAAAATCATAGGAGAAACAAATTATATAGATGGGAAAAAAGAAGGTAAAAGTTTAGAAACTCTTAAAGGCATGATACAAATGAAGGCTAACTATAAAAATAATAAAATTGATGGAGATATGTTTTTATATTATCCAAGTGGAAAACTCCTACAAAAAAGAAGTTTTATTAACGGAAAAGCTGAAGGAGAGCTTATTGAATATTATGAAAGTGGTGTTATAAAAGAAAAAGCTTACTTCGTAAATGATAAACAAGAAAAAGAACATTTTTTCTATGATGAGAAAGAAAATTTAATAAAAACTGATGTTTATAAAAATGGCGTCAAACAGTAA
- the epsC gene encoding serine O-acetyltransferase EpsC: MNIFSWFKDEFLNIQRKDPAVKSKLEIILYPSFHVIIYHKLAHFLYRNRLFFLARLISQIARFLTGIEIHPGATLGRRVFFDHGMGIVIGETAIVGDDCVIFHGVTLGGLSSKKANKTNRNKRHPTIKNNVLLGAGAKLLGDITIGENVKVGANAVVLNDIPDNAVAVGVPARIIVKN, from the coding sequence GTGAACATTTTTAGTTGGTTTAAAGATGAATTTTTAAATATTCAAAGAAAGGATCCTGCTGTAAAAAGCAAATTAGAAATTATATTATATCCTTCTTTCCATGTGATAATTTATCATAAATTAGCACATTTTCTTTATAGAAATAGATTATTTTTCTTAGCTAGACTTATTTCACAGATAGCAAGATTTTTAACTGGTATTGAGATACATCCAGGAGCAACATTAGGAAGAAGAGTTTTCTTTGATCATGGTATGGGAATAGTAATTGGAGAAACTGCTATTGTTGGAGATGACTGTGTTATTTTCCATGGTGTTACCTTAGGTGGACTTAGTTCTAAAAAAGCAAATAAAACAAACAGGAATAAAAGGCACCCTACTATAAAAAACAATGTTTTATTGGGAGCTGGAGCAAAACTTTTAGGAGATATAACTATTGGTGAGAATGTAAAAGTTGGAGCAAATGCTGTTGTCCTTAATGACATTCCTGATAATGCTGTTGCAGTTGGAGTACCTGCTAGAATTATTGTTAAAAATTAA
- a CDS encoding toxin-antitoxin system YwqK family antitoxin: MKKIFIILFLMLSIFTVINAHPFKTEKELNNFFSKMDQLIKEELKKDYREEMSKRKGTADREYTFEIEDDRTVLITRNIQGIKPETEITQYFNSEGKLYMISSLTKETEKDLYALYRKYDSNGNLFIYSYAIDGKNTDRGYYSDGKLAYIQELKIIIGQNPIPNGKYIEYYKNGQVKVQGNNKEGKRDGEFKAFLRNGKSAGSVFYKDGKIIKSTLVKAMKDNASFSLVTDKSYDLNLYEIITEEFKNKLLKEYLIFKKDGLFNGEKREYYEEGEIKAITPFKNSLAEGTYISYYPNGNMEEKYTYVNGEENGEGFSYYENGKLEEKYFMKNGKLDGEAFAYYPSGKLEVKDFFKNGKKEGESIFYHENGNIKQKSTFKNGKREGDLFIYFPSGKLRQTEKFINGKIEGEVIEYYESGTIKEKAYFINDKQEKEHFFYDKKGNLIKTDVYKNGVKQ; encoded by the coding sequence ATGAAAAAAATTTTTATTATTCTATTTTTGATGTTATCTATTTTTACAGTAATAAATGCTCATCCATTTAAGACTGAAAAAGAACTAAATAACTTTTTTAGTAAAATGGATCAACTAATAAAAGAAGAATTAAAAAAAGACTATAGAGAAGAAATGAGCAAACGAAAAGGAACAGCTGATAGGGAATATACATTTGAAATTGAAGACGATAGAACTGTTCTTATTACAAGAAATATTCAAGGCATAAAACCAGAGACTGAAATCACTCAATATTTCAATAGTGAAGGGAAATTGTATATGATTTCTTCTCTTACTAAGGAAACAGAAAAGGATCTTTATGCCTTATACAGAAAGTATGATAGCAATGGAAATCTGTTTATATATAGTTATGCTATTGATGGAAAAAACACAGATAGAGGCTATTATAGTGATGGAAAATTGGCATATATACAAGAATTAAAAATCATAATAGGGCAAAATCCTATTCCAAATGGTAAATACATTGAATACTATAAAAATGGACAAGTAAAAGTACAAGGAAATAATAAAGAAGGTAAAAGAGATGGAGAGTTTAAAGCCTTTCTTAGAAATGGTAAAAGTGCTGGTTCTGTTTTCTATAAAGATGGTAAAATTATAAAATCTACTTTAGTTAAAGCTATGAAAGATAATGCTAGTTTTTCTTTAGTAACTGATAAAAGCTATGATTTAAATTTATATGAAATAATTACTGAAGAATTTAAAAATAAGCTTTTAAAAGAATACTTAATTTTTAAAAAAGATGGTCTTTTTAATGGAGAAAAAAGAGAATACTACGAAGAAGGAGAAATAAAAGCAATAACTCCTTTCAAAAATTCTCTTGCTGAGGGAACATATATTTCATATTATCCAAATGGAAATATGGAAGAGAAATATACATATGTAAATGGAGAAGAAAATGGAGAAGGTTTTTCTTATTATGAAAATGGAAAACTTGAAGAAAAATACTTTATGAAAAATGGGAAACTTGATGGAGAAGCTTTTGCATATTACCCTAGCGGAAAACTTGAAGTGAAAGATTTTTTTAAGAATGGTAAAAAAGAAGGGGAAAGCATATTTTATCATGAAAATGGAAATATAAAACAAAAATCTACTTTTAAAAATGGTAAGAGAGAAGGGGATTTGTTTATCTATTTTCCTAGTGGTAAACTTCGTCAAACAGAAAAATTTATCAATGGAAAGATTGAAGGAGAAGTTATTGAATATTATGAAAGTGGTACCATAAAAGAAAAAGCCTACTTTATAAATGATAAACAAGAAAAAGAACATTTTTTCTATGATAAAAAAGGAAATCTAATTAAAACAGATGTCTATAAAAATGGTGTAAAACAATAA